In Hydrocarboniclastica marina, the following are encoded in one genomic region:
- a CDS encoding FRG domain-containing protein produces the protein MSNGINKLEFKNADFFLAEILGGHFNDAHLFRGQSKASDSLTPGVARKPLIAEPHRNVLSGQSKEGQQLRCREFRLLRDFIRGCDIAGTPIPGDGPELRQSFQLADPKWPVPFAMTFAGGFSAAPPLEGPLIPDNEWPKPSNYPLIVMAQHHGLPTRLLDWTRSPYAALYFAAIGGMATLADEKEKKTSSISVWVIDAKAINSLGKEKSTFCVLETPSSLSVNITPQQGCFTTSLKRMGDKTDYDLDKACGLQNHITQYTLPVLLSPYIYRVCARAGYTAAKLFPGPDGAAKHANELQLIRLLSAMGH, from the coding sequence ATGAGCAATGGCATTAATAAACTCGAGTTTAAGAATGCAGATTTTTTTCTCGCGGAAATCCTCGGCGGTCATTTTAATGACGCCCATCTTTTTCGCGGTCAAAGCAAAGCCAGTGATTCGCTTACACCTGGAGTGGCCAGAAAACCGCTTATAGCAGAACCTCACCGGAATGTTTTATCGGGCCAAAGCAAGGAAGGCCAGCAGTTACGCTGCCGCGAGTTCCGCCTACTCAGGGATTTCATAAGGGGTTGCGACATCGCCGGGACACCTATTCCTGGTGATGGACCCGAGCTCAGGCAGAGTTTTCAACTGGCAGACCCAAAGTGGCCTGTTCCTTTTGCAATGACATTTGCTGGCGGCTTTTCGGCTGCGCCACCTCTAGAAGGGCCCCTAATACCAGACAATGAATGGCCAAAGCCGTCTAACTACCCGCTGATCGTAATGGCCCAGCATCATGGGTTACCTACCCGCCTACTCGATTGGACCAGGTCTCCTTATGCTGCGTTGTATTTCGCTGCGATCGGCGGTATGGCTACTCTGGCAGATGAGAAGGAAAAGAAAACCTCTTCGATATCGGTATGGGTTATTGATGCAAAAGCCATTAACAGCCTGGGCAAGGAGAAGTCGACGTTTTGTGTGCTTGAAACCCCATCAAGCCTGAGCGTCAACATCACGCCCCAGCAAGGCTGCTTCACTACGTCCCTAAAGAGGATGGGCGATAAGACTGACTACGACCTCGACAAAGCTTGTGGGTTGCAGAACCACATAACCCAGTACACCTTGCCTGTACTGTTATCACCATATATTTACCGTGTATGCGCCAGAGCAGGGTATACGGCAGCAAAGCTATTCCCGGGCCCCGACGGAGCGGCAAAGCACGCCAATGAATTGCAGCTGATACGGCTCTTGAGTGCAATGGGCCACTAA
- a CDS encoding tyrosine-type recombinase/integrase, with protein MWLAEVAKNSERTLEAYKREAERLLLWAADSGMALSEVLRDDLSAYHDFLEDPPKNSPLIGKKVYKRTDIRWRPFTGALSENSIKASFTILRSLYSYLSSSAWLRANPFPDKKFKPAPEPDPGKRSLNKFEMRAIFSWLSVNSTSAKTDFQRLTAARTRWVVAILLHLGLRESECAMASMGDFEYVRQAKRNFWELAVTGKGGKRASIAASEQCMQEVQRFRVELGLSPMPSPGEEFPLVPDLRQFRKNSSEAASQAKYFKPVERTLIYKLVKDVFRRAADLLEAAGGPEEDAAERAHAAANLRRASPHWLRHTSITDLVAVEPDLTIAQKFARHTNINTTAHYAKKGNEEVADRLEKRPRYE; from the coding sequence ATGTGGCTGGCGGAAGTGGCAAAGAATTCAGAGCGGACGCTGGAAGCCTATAAGCGGGAAGCTGAGCGGCTACTGCTGTGGGCAGCCGACAGCGGGATGGCCTTGTCTGAGGTGTTGCGTGATGACCTGAGCGCTTATCACGATTTTCTCGAAGACCCCCCGAAAAACTCACCTTTGATAGGAAAAAAAGTCTACAAGCGAACTGACATAAGATGGCGTCCGTTCACAGGGGCTTTGTCAGAGAACAGTATTAAAGCCTCGTTCACCATACTCCGCAGCCTTTACAGCTACTTGTCGAGTTCTGCTTGGTTACGGGCCAACCCCTTCCCTGACAAGAAATTCAAACCAGCACCAGAACCAGACCCCGGCAAGCGCTCTTTGAATAAGTTCGAAATGAGAGCCATTTTTAGCTGGTTAAGCGTTAACTCTACCTCAGCAAAAACTGATTTCCAGCGATTAACTGCAGCAAGAACCCGCTGGGTTGTGGCTATCCTCTTGCATCTGGGTTTGCGGGAGTCGGAATGCGCTATGGCAAGTATGGGTGATTTTGAGTACGTACGGCAGGCCAAACGGAATTTCTGGGAACTGGCCGTCACCGGGAAAGGTGGAAAGCGTGCGTCGATCGCCGCCAGTGAACAATGTATGCAAGAGGTGCAGAGATTCCGAGTGGAACTGGGGCTTAGCCCAATGCCATCCCCTGGAGAAGAATTCCCTTTGGTGCCTGACTTAAGACAGTTCCGGAAAAATTCCAGTGAAGCTGCTTCACAAGCGAAATATTTCAAACCCGTAGAGCGTACGTTGATCTACAAGCTTGTAAAAGATGTGTTTCGCCGTGCCGCGGACCTGTTAGAGGCTGCTGGCGGGCCGGAGGAAGATGCGGCAGAAAGGGCGCACGCGGCAGCAAATCTTCGTAGAGCGAGCCCTCACTGGCTGCGTCACACTTCGATTACTGATCTTGTTGCGGTGGAGCCCGACCTAACCATTGCACAAAAATTTGCTCGCCACACAAACATTAACACCACTGCCCACTACGCGAAAAAAGGAAACGAAGAAGTAGCTGATCGCTTAGAGAAGAGGCCTCGGTATGAATGA
- a CDS encoding DNA-binding protein gives MRQPSVSFDEVVRAATGLIKSGKNPTVAAVRTAVGDRGSNTTINQYLNDWRASLQEDGLQQLPKSLPEALLEPMETFFNVAVVEAGRQFESAQSEFEAEKIRLVSTLAERDDTLADLRRRNAELESFSHELKDQVDRQEQERNALTGRTKELEQRLESAVRDLSESERLLEQKTKDHEAAFTRLETRYQEEVERFESTISEYKEQARKEEERFNLQNEYWAKEIDRSRRDGDARALKLEAEKEQLRAQLSQSADQTDSLRTLLQEAEKNLAGQRASTEGLEAQLLHMQNRSESQQSTIIACKESYARLRAEHDSWEEKLQLQDQQIVELSEALAEVQRQSSSEKDEPGGDQT, from the coding sequence ATGAGACAACCAAGCGTTTCATTCGACGAAGTCGTCAGAGCCGCAACAGGATTGATTAAGTCTGGAAAGAACCCGACCGTTGCCGCGGTCAGGACTGCTGTTGGTGACCGGGGCTCGAATACGACAATCAATCAGTACCTGAACGACTGGCGAGCGTCGCTCCAGGAAGATGGCCTTCAGCAATTGCCTAAATCACTTCCAGAGGCATTGCTCGAGCCCATGGAGACGTTTTTTAACGTCGCCGTTGTAGAAGCCGGCAGGCAGTTCGAATCAGCGCAAAGTGAATTCGAGGCAGAAAAAATCCGCTTAGTCTCAACCTTGGCGGAACGCGATGACACGCTGGCAGATCTTCGCCGCCGAAATGCGGAGCTTGAGTCTTTTTCTCACGAGCTAAAGGACCAGGTTGACCGGCAAGAACAGGAAAGGAATGCGTTAACTGGTCGAACAAAGGAGCTAGAACAGCGACTTGAGTCAGCGGTACGAGATCTAAGTGAGAGTGAACGGCTCCTCGAGCAGAAAACAAAGGATCACGAAGCTGCATTTACCCGGCTTGAAACCCGCTATCAGGAGGAGGTTGAGCGGTTCGAGAGCACCATCTCGGAGTACAAGGAGCAAGCCCGAAAAGAAGAAGAACGCTTCAATCTGCAGAATGAGTACTGGGCTAAGGAGATCGATCGATCAAGACGGGACGGTGATGCCCGGGCTCTGAAACTAGAAGCAGAGAAGGAACAGCTGCGGGCTCAATTGAGCCAGTCAGCGGACCAAACTGATTCCTTGAGAACCCTCCTGCAGGAAGCAGAAAAGAATCTCGCCGGTCAAAGAGCTTCAACTGAAGGACTTGAGGCCCAGCTCCTTCACATGCAAAACCGCTCCGAGAGCCAGCAGAGCACGATCATCGCCTGTAAAGAAAGCTATGCTCGCCTGCGGGCCGAGCATGATTCATGGGAGGAAAAGCTGCAGCTGCAGGACCAGCAAATTGTTGAACTATCCGAGGCTCTAGCTGAAGTGCAGCGACAATCATCATCTGAGAAAGATGAGCCCGGTGGCGACCAGACCTAA
- a CDS encoding DNA cytosine methyltransferase — MTAIIVTKVGEKRENPRIWIEGRKLEREGFCHGTSYTVDSRDENQLVLVRVNGQPVDGAEVRKVSGRVRRASQTVSPIIDINSRELSRWFRVDEKLRVAIRRGKIIIKIHHTKGLAFERLERIRKKLAENRKLAVHSHYHGAGILDLAIHSGFARAGVKTFVQVAIEMERKYLDISLKQNPELFDEDSILIEAPIQDVRFDPRVKADVLVAGLPCTGASLAGRAKMRDTKGEKRTYLPEEHDSAGALFYHTLRYVEASQPAVIVLENVKAYSTTASAAVIRALLSGAGYTVSERVLNGNEFGALENRDRLCIIAVTEGLEDIIDMSEIVPLTVKPERLSDVLQPIPLDSERWKSFDYLRLKEERDIAAGKGFRRQLFTGEEGHIATVTRQYMKCRSTDPFIQHPESEELSRLLTPVEHARVKGIPEKLISDSDIADTTAHEVLGQSIVFPMFEAVGFALGKQLAEWISMEEMAANAA; from the coding sequence ATGACAGCAATTATCGTCACCAAAGTCGGCGAAAAAAGAGAAAACCCTCGTATCTGGATCGAAGGCCGGAAGCTGGAAAGAGAAGGCTTCTGCCACGGGACGTCCTATACCGTCGATTCCAGAGATGAGAACCAGCTCGTTCTGGTTCGGGTAAACGGCCAACCGGTCGATGGAGCTGAGGTCCGGAAAGTATCCGGCCGAGTTCGAAGGGCCAGTCAAACAGTATCCCCAATCATCGATATCAATTCCCGCGAGTTGTCTCGGTGGTTCAGGGTTGATGAGAAGCTTCGGGTGGCGATTCGCCGCGGGAAGATCATCATCAAGATCCACCACACGAAGGGCCTGGCGTTCGAACGGTTGGAACGGATCAGGAAGAAACTAGCCGAAAACAGGAAGCTGGCGGTTCACTCCCACTACCATGGCGCCGGAATACTGGACCTGGCGATTCATTCCGGGTTCGCAAGAGCCGGCGTTAAAACGTTTGTTCAAGTCGCGATAGAGATGGAGCGGAAGTACCTCGACATCTCATTGAAACAAAACCCCGAGCTGTTCGATGAGGATTCCATTCTTATCGAAGCGCCTATCCAGGATGTTCGCTTCGACCCCCGGGTTAAGGCTGATGTTCTGGTAGCCGGATTGCCTTGCACGGGGGCAAGCCTTGCCGGACGCGCAAAAATGCGGGACACCAAAGGAGAGAAGAGAACATATCTCCCTGAGGAGCATGATTCAGCGGGTGCATTGTTCTACCACACGTTGAGGTATGTCGAGGCGTCTCAGCCTGCTGTGATCGTGCTTGAAAACGTGAAAGCGTACTCCACTACCGCAAGCGCGGCCGTTATACGAGCCCTTCTTTCAGGCGCTGGTTATACGGTTAGTGAAAGGGTCCTAAATGGTAATGAATTTGGGGCCCTGGAGAACCGCGATCGGCTTTGCATCATTGCTGTTACCGAGGGCCTCGAGGACATCATAGACATGTCTGAGATTGTTCCGTTAACAGTGAAGCCAGAGCGGTTGTCAGATGTTCTTCAGCCAATTCCGCTGGATTCGGAGCGTTGGAAGTCGTTCGACTACTTGCGCCTGAAGGAAGAGCGAGATATCGCGGCAGGGAAAGGCTTTCGCCGTCAGTTATTCACTGGCGAGGAGGGCCACATCGCGACCGTTACCAGGCAGTACATGAAGTGCAGGTCTACTGACCCGTTCATTCAGCACCCTGAGTCGGAGGAGCTTTCTCGTCTTCTGACACCAGTTGAGCACGCCCGGGTTAAAGGTATACCGGAAAAGCTCATCAGCGATTCAGACATCGCTGACACCACGGCCCACGAAGTTCTAGGTCAAAGCATCGTCTTTCCGATGTTTGAGGCGGTTGGGTTCGCTCTGGGTAAACAGCTTGCTGAATGGATATCAATGGAAGAGATGGCTGCAAACGCGGCTTAA
- a CDS encoding DsbA family protein has protein sequence MSQANTTTKTKTLIFGGLVLAIVLSALALFQQNATGKKIDRLAEIAEQQSKMLNSNTSQADIEQMMAAQIAAFEREKQLRQYKSVSPAYSNAQERLESEDLIYGNPDAEFSVIEFSDFDCPYCKSYHETPKKVVDQAGGDVNWVWKHFPVHPSARSLHEATSCIAKVAGNKEFWTASQLVFDNGGSNGIKPGELADLMPIDRKAFDACMASGEMKSKVEEDYKFGQQAGVSGTPASSVIHHKTGEVYTLSGAVPEGQLQAAITQLRKKAAAAESVEGDNIEEVALTQ, from the coding sequence ATGTCTCAGGCCAACACCACAACCAAAACCAAGACCCTGATTTTTGGCGGGCTTGTGCTAGCTATAGTTCTTTCTGCGCTTGCACTCTTTCAACAGAATGCAACAGGGAAAAAAATTGATCGGCTCGCTGAAATTGCGGAACAACAAAGCAAGATGCTCAATAGCAATACGAGCCAGGCCGATATTGAGCAGATGATGGCTGCTCAGATCGCGGCTTTCGAGAGGGAAAAGCAGCTCCGTCAGTACAAGTCTGTAAGCCCAGCCTACTCTAATGCTCAAGAGCGGCTTGAGTCAGAAGACCTGATTTACGGTAATCCCGATGCTGAGTTCAGCGTAATCGAATTTTCCGACTTTGATTGCCCTTACTGTAAGAGCTACCACGAGACACCAAAAAAAGTAGTGGACCAGGCAGGGGGAGACGTTAACTGGGTATGGAAGCATTTTCCCGTTCATCCCTCAGCACGTTCCCTACACGAGGCGACCTCCTGTATAGCCAAAGTGGCTGGCAATAAGGAATTCTGGACGGCGTCCCAGCTGGTCTTCGACAACGGTGGCAGTAATGGCATCAAGCCAGGCGAACTGGCTGATCTCATGCCCATTGATCGCAAGGCCTTCGATGCGTGTATGGCTTCGGGCGAAATGAAGAGCAAAGTTGAGGAGGATTACAAATTTGGCCAGCAAGCAGGGGTTTCGGGAACGCCTGCCAGTTCTGTGATTCACCACAAAACCGGGGAAGTTTATACCCTCTCAGGGGCTGTACCAGAAGGCCAGCTGCAAGCAGCCATTACTCAGCTGCGCAAAAAAGCGGCCGCGGCCGAGTCTGTTGAGGGTGATAACATCGAGGAAGTGGCTCTAACCCAGTAA
- the egtB gene encoding ergothioneine biosynthesis protein EgtB, whose amino-acid sequence MLKQAPLNNSFRFRQVREQTELLCASLSAEDCNLQAMPYTSPLKWHLAHTTWFFETFILTPFSPGYRHYDESFQVLFNSYYNGIGKQHPRSQRHLLSRPGLNEVLEYRQHVNKAMSALLDQPAHADQGEISSRLDLGLNHEQQHQELMLTDLKYNLGCNPLAPFYMQAELPEREPGEAGFEFYKGGLVDVGQPADDGFGFDNERPPHKAWLEPFALGRKLVTNGEYGEFIADGGYRRPELWLSDGWSTVQEQNWTQPLYWDLDADSPSVFTLHGQQPLRNEYPVCHLSYFEADAYARWAGARLPTEEEWEHACRQSHKPQQGRETDFNLKRLQPTGTTPNKGLRDLFGQVWQWTSSAYRAYPGYRVTPGALGEYNGKFMCNQFVLRGSSCATPPRHSRASYRNFFYAADRWQFTGLRLARDAMPGAS is encoded by the coding sequence ATGCTAAAACAAGCGCCTTTGAACAACAGCTTCAGGTTCAGGCAAGTTCGTGAGCAGACAGAACTGTTATGCGCTTCTCTCAGCGCCGAGGATTGCAACCTTCAGGCAATGCCTTACACCAGTCCCTTAAAGTGGCATCTCGCCCATACTACTTGGTTTTTTGAGACGTTCATTCTCACCCCTTTCAGTCCGGGTTACCGGCACTACGACGAAAGCTTTCAGGTCCTGTTCAATTCCTACTATAACGGTATCGGCAAACAGCATCCTCGCTCGCAACGGCACCTGCTGTCCCGGCCGGGACTCAACGAAGTCCTGGAATATCGGCAGCACGTCAATAAGGCCATGTCAGCCCTACTGGACCAGCCGGCCCATGCCGACCAGGGTGAGATATCGAGTCGGCTCGACCTCGGACTCAACCATGAGCAACAGCACCAAGAACTGATGCTCACCGACCTCAAGTACAATCTCGGCTGCAATCCGCTCGCGCCTTTCTACATGCAGGCCGAACTACCGGAACGGGAACCTGGCGAAGCCGGCTTCGAATTCTATAAAGGCGGATTAGTGGACGTAGGTCAGCCTGCGGACGACGGCTTTGGCTTCGACAATGAGCGCCCACCGCATAAAGCGTGGCTAGAGCCTTTCGCCCTGGGCAGAAAGCTGGTCACTAACGGGGAATACGGTGAATTCATCGCGGATGGAGGCTACCGCCGCCCCGAGCTCTGGCTCTCCGATGGCTGGAGCACGGTGCAGGAGCAGAACTGGACCCAGCCCCTTTACTGGGATCTGGATGCCGACTCACCTTCAGTCTTCACCCTTCATGGCCAGCAACCGTTGCGCAACGAGTATCCAGTCTGCCATCTGAGCTATTTCGAAGCCGATGCCTACGCCCGCTGGGCTGGCGCACGCCTCCCCACAGAAGAAGAGTGGGAGCATGCCTGCCGGCAGTCCCACAAACCACAGCAGGGGCGGGAAACCGACTTCAATCTCAAACGCCTGCAGCCCACTGGCACCACACCAAACAAGGGGCTACGGGATCTATTCGGACAGGTCTGGCAATGGACCTCCTCGGCCTACCGGGCTTATCCGGGCTATCGGGTTACGCCAGGCGCCCTGGGCGAGTACAACGGCAAATTTATGTGTAACCAGTTTGTCCTTCGCGGTAGCTCTTGTGCGACGCCGCCACGCCACAGTCGCGCTAGCTACCGAAACTTTTTCTACGCCGCAGACCGGTGGCAGTTCACCGGTCTGCGGCTAGCGCGAGATGCTATGCCTGGTGCGTCCTGA